Proteins from a single region of Oncorhynchus keta strain PuntledgeMale-10-30-2019 chromosome 20, Oket_V2, whole genome shotgun sequence:
- the LOC118399193 gene encoding histone-lysine N-methyltransferase EHMT2-like isoform X4 produces the protein MSASEKTSKELSESDALETDPEVRLSSQSDEGDASTDTAVVTKETEPMGGRLSQALFQEIQGDGSKNGEESERLSTTSSSVSVRTLAGHAAKSLPSTSSSSISSSTSTSSPSGKAKMSVFGPGSKALLPPPSSSSPPPVPVQTVKIHRARKTMNRPPPTQMRCIESPIVPVNPTDPTTSFATDSDTAAKRRRLVQAESAIGTEQKADHVLREAARRRDSWLEDADENEFLLCNPYARDDTDPAFSDCKSEDGGLEERLHERDADASGNMSDHSSESDPQRQGQRNEGSSDSPWTRPGRGKGRERAEGAEAGRAVSAAATFGGSCEYTEVALGSLDIVATDNLTLSPHHGSDAGETERLEELPLCSCRMEAPRVDSASRQPNRLCMATESVNGELVGCTNIIQKGETMRPSSRVSLIVLCENHRSHMVKHHCCPGCGYFCIAGTFLECCPDQRIAHRFHRGCVTVLGAGRGRGMGTGMLFCPHCGEDASEAQEVTIPPSASVATVVTTSASSTTTLSLPAPIPSDLSLVASTWPLKNGKRPVGPISARMRGVVKRDQDQRPPQAALAAGTVNSAPPGEGGVDSVGPSLCLPNGKPVCPSALPPGPSRAALQKAILTQDTEKRKKLRFHPRQLYPAAKQGEVQRVLLMLMEGIDPAYQADSQNRRCALHVAAQRGLLEVCYMLVQAGAKLDIQDKSMRTPLLEAIVNNHVEVTRYLVQSGACVYHIEEDGYTGLHHAAKLGSLDIVTLLLETGQVDINAQDSGGWTPIIWAAEHKHIKVIRALLHRGADVTLKDKEMNACLHWASFAGCVTIAEMVLNAGCPLSSVNMHGDTPLHIASREGFLDCVTLFLSRGADIDIMNREGDTPLSLARSDSPVWVSLQINRKLRRGIANRMLRTEKIISSDVAQGYENVPIPCVNAVDDEGCPSDYKYVSENCETSAMNIDRNITHLQHCSCTEDCSSSNCLCGQLSIRCWYDKDHRLLQEFNKIEPPLIFECNLACSCYRTCKNRVVQAGIKVRLQLYRTEKMGWGVRALQDIPQGSFICEYVGELISDAEADVREDDSYLFDLDNKDGEVYCIDARYYGNISRFINHLCDPNIIPVRVFMLHQDLRFPRIAFFSSRDILTGQELGFDYGDRFWDIKSKYFTCQCGSEKCKHSAEAIALEQSRLARLETCPELDTDPGLAMLGNF, from the exons ATGTCGGCATCTGAGAAAACGTCCAAG GAGTTGTCTGAAAGTGATGCATTGGAAACTGATCCTGAAGTGAGACTCTCAAGCCAGTCGGATGAAG GTGATGCAAGTACCGACACAGCAGTGGTTACCAAGGAGACCGAGCCCATGGGTGGGAGGCTGTCACAGGCGCTATTTCAGGAGATTCAGGGAGATGGTTCGAAAAACGGGGAGGAGAGCGAACGACTATCAACAACATCCTCTTCTGTGTCAGTCAGAACCCTTGCAG GACATGCAGCGAAGAGCCTTCCATCCACATCTTCCTCTTcaatctcctcctccacctccacttcctctccttcTGGCAAAGCAAAGATGAGTGTTTTTGGTCCTGGAAGTAAAGCTCTCCTGCcacctccctcatcctcctctccgcCTCCTGTCCCTGTCCAGACAGTAAAGATACACCGTGCTCGCAAGACTATGAACAGACCTCCCCCAACACAG ATGAGGTGCATCGAGTCACCAATCGTGCCAGTCAACCCCACAGACCCCACGACCAGCTTCGCGACAGACAGTGATACTG CAGCAAAAAGGAGAAGGTTGGTCCAGGCAGAAAGCGCTATAGGCACAGAGCAGAAG GCAGATCATGTACTCCGAGAGGCGGCGAGACGGCGTGACAGTTGGCTGGAGGATGCAGATGAGAACGAGTTTCTTCTCTGTAACCCCTATGCAAGAGATGACACGGACCCAGCCTTCTCCGACTGCAAG TCTGAAGATGGTGGACTGGAGGAAAGGCTACATGAAAGAGATGCAGATGCATCTGGTAACATGTCAGATCAT AGCTCAGAGTCGGACCCACAGAGGCAGGGCCAGAGGAACGAAGGGAGCAGTGATTCGCCATGGACTCGCCCAGGGCGaggcaaagggagagagagagccgaaGGAGCAGAGGCAGGAAGAG CAGTGTCGGCAGCAGCTACTTTTGGTGGATCCTGCGAGTACACAGAGGTTGCCTTGGGCTCCCTGGACATCGTGGCAACAGACAACCTAACACTCTCACCTCACCACG GCAGTGACGCTGGGGAGACGGAGCGTCTGGAGGAGCTGCCTCTGTGTAGCTGCAGGATGGAGGCACCACGCGTAGACAGCGCCAGCAGACAGCCCAACAGACTCTGCATGGCCACAGAGAGCGTGAACGGAGAG CTGGTGGGCTGTACCAATATCATTCAGAAGGGGGAGACCATGCGGCCGTCCAGTCGGGTTTCCCTCATTGTGCTGTGCGAAAACCATCGGTCACATATGGTCAAACATCACTGCTGCCCTGGATGTGGATACTTCTGTATCGCA GGCACCTTCCTAGAGTGCTGTCCGGACCAGCGCATCGCCCACCGCTTCCACCGGGGCTGTGTGACAGTGCTGGGGGCTGGAAGGGGCAGGGGCATGGGCACAGGCATGCTTTTCTGCCCCCACTGTGGCGAGGATGCCTCGGAGGCCCAAGAGGTCACCATCCCCCCCTCAGCATCCGTGGCCACTGTGGTCACCACTTCCGCCTCGTCCACCACCACACTGTCcctcccagcccccatcccctctgacctctctctggtGGCCTCCACATGGCCGCTGAAGAACGGGAAGAGGCCGGTGGGTCCTATCAg TGCGAGGATGCGTGGGGTGGTAAAGAGAGACCAGGATCAGCGCCCCCCCCAAGCTGCTCTGGCAGCAGGGACTGTCAACTCAGCCCCCCCAGGCGAGGGGGGAGTGGACAGTGTGGGaccctccctctgtctgcccAATGGGAAGCCAGTCTGTCCCAGTGCACTTCCCCCCGGGCCCAGTAGGGCGGCGCTGCAGAAAGCCATTCTCACCCAGGACACTGAGAA GAGGAAGAAGCTGAGGTTCCACCCCCGCCAGCTCTATCCAGCTGCCAAGCAGGGTGAGGTGCAGAGGGTTCTGCTCATGCTCA TGGAGGGCATAGACCCAGCCTACCAGGCTGACTCCCAGAACAGACGCTGTGCTCTCCACGTTGCCGCCCAGAGAGGCTTGCTGGAGGTCTGCTACATGCTGGTGCAG GCAGGTGCTAAACTGGACATCCAAGACAAATCCATGAGGACCCCTCTCCTGGAGGCCATCGTCAACAACCATGTGGAGGTGACCAGGTACCTGGTCCAGAGTGGAGCCTGCGTCTATCACATT GAAGAAGATGGCTACACTGGTCTCCACCACGCTGCCAAACTGGGCAGTCTGGACATTGTCACCCTTTTGTTGGAGACGGGACAGGTGGACATCAACGCACAG GATAGTGGAGGCTGGACTCCTATCATCTGGGCTGCAGAGCACAAGCACATCAAGGTCATCCGAGCACTGCTTCACAGGGGGGCTGACGTCACCCTCAAAGACAAG GAGATGAACGCGTGTCTCCACTGGGCGTCCTTCGCAGGCTGTGTGACGATAGCAGAGATGGTGCTGAACGCCGGCTGCCCGCTGTCTTCTGTCAACATGCACGGGGACACTCCCCTACACATCGCTTCCAGGGAGGGCTTCCTCGATTGTGTAAC GCTCTTCCTCTCTAGGGGGGCAGACATCGACATCATGAACAGGGAAGGGGACACCCCTCTTTCTCTGGCGCGTTCCGATTCGCCCGTCTGGGTGTCACTCCAGATAAACAGGAAGCTGCGGAGGGGGATAGCCAATCGTATGCTTCGTACAGAGAAGATCATCAGCAGTGACGTAGCCCAGGGGTATGAGAACGTGCCTATCCCCTGTGTGAACGCAGTTGATGATGAGGGATGTCCCTCAGACTACAAGTATGTTTCCGAGAACTGTGAGACTTCAGCCATGAACATCGACCGCAACATCACACACTTACAG CACTGCAGCTGCACAGAGGACTGCTCCTCCAGCAACTGTCTGTGTGGTCAGCTCAGTATCCGCTGCTGGTACGACAAG GACCACCGGTTGCTCCAGGAGTTCAATAAGATCGAACCGCCTCTCATATTTGAATGTAACCTGGCTTGCTCCTGCTACCGCACCTGCAAGAACAGAGTGGTGCAGGCGGGCATCAA GGTGCGTCTCCAGTTGTACCGAACAGAGAAGATGGGATGGGGAGTTCGGGCTCTACAGGACATTCCCCAAGGCAGCTTCATCTGCGA ATATGTAGGAGAACTGATCTCTGATGCAGAGGCAGATGTAAGGGAAGATGACTCCTACCTCTTTGACCTGGACAACAAG GACGGGGAGGTGTACTGCATCGATGCCCGTTACTACGGTAACATCAGCCGCTTCATCAACCATCTGTGCGACCCCAACATCATCCCAGTGCGGGTGTTCATGCTGCACCAGGACCTGCGCTTCCCCCGCATCGCCTTCTTCAGCTCCCGAGACATACTGACGGGACAGGAGCTTGG GTTTGATTATGGAGACCGCTTCTGGGACATCAAGAGTAAATACTTCACCTGCCAGTGTGGATCAGAGAAATGCAAACACTCAGCGGAGGCCATCGCCTTGGAGCAGAGCAGGCTCGCTCGACTGGAGACCTGCCCAGAATTGGATACTGACCCTGGGCTTGCCATGCTAGGAAACTTCTAG
- the LOC118399193 gene encoding histone-lysine N-methyltransferase EHMT2-like isoform X2, with protein sequence MSASEKTSKELSESDALETDPEVRLSSQSDEGDASTDTAVVTKETEPMGGRLSQALFQEIQGDGSKNGEESERLSTTSSSVSVRTLAGHAAKSLPSTSSSSISSSTSTSSPSGKAKMSVFGPGSKALLPPPSSSSPPPVPVQTVKIHRARKTMNRPPPTQMRCIESPIVPVNPTDPTTSFATDSDTAAKRRRLVQAESAIGTEQKADHVLREAARRRDSWLEDADENEFLLCNPYARDDTDPAFSDCKSEDGGLEERLHERDADASGNMSDHSSESDPQRQGQRNEGSSDSPWTRPGRGKGRERAEGAEAGRVSAAATFGGSCEYTEVALGSLDIVATDNLTLSPHHEGSDAGETERLEELPLCSCRMEAPRVDSASRQPNRLCMATESVNGELVGCTNIIQKGETMRPSSRVSLIVLCENHRSHMVKHHCCPGCGYFCIAGTFLECCPDQRIAHRFHRGCVTVLGAGRGRGMGTGMLFCPHCGEDASEAQEVTIPPSASVATVVTTSASSTTTLSLPAPIPSDLSLVASTWPLKNGKRPVGPISARMRGVVKRDQDQRPPQAALAAGTVNSAPPGEGGVDSVGPSLCLPNGKPVCPSALPPGPSRAALQKAILTQDTEKRKKLRFHPRQLYPAAKQGEVQRVLLMLMEGIDPAYQADSQNRRCALHVAAQRGLLEVCYMLVQAGAKLDIQDKSMRTPLLEAIVNNHVEVTRYLVQSGACVYHIEEDGYTGLHHAAKLGSLDIVTLLLETGQVDINAQDSGGWTPIIWAAEHKHIKVIRALLHRGADVTLKDKEMNACLHWASFAGCVTIAEMVLNAGCPLSSVNMHGDTPLHIASREGFLDCVTLFLSRGADIDIMNREGDTPLSLARSDSPVWVSLQINRKLRRGIANRMLRTEKIISSDVAQGYENVPIPCVNAVDDEGCPSDYKYVSENCETSAMNIDRNITHLQHCSCTEDCSSSNCLCGQLSIRCWYDKDHRLLQEFNKIEPPLIFECNLACSCYRTCKNRVVQAGIKVRLQLYRTEKMGWGVRALQDIPQGSFICEYVGELISDAEADVREDDSYLFDLDNKDGEVYCIDARYYGNISRFINHLCDPNIIPVRVFMLHQDLRFPRIAFFSSRDILTGQELGFDYGDRFWDIKSKYFTCQCGSEKCKHSAEAIALEQSRLARLETCPELDTDPGLAMLGNF encoded by the exons ATGTCGGCATCTGAGAAAACGTCCAAG GAGTTGTCTGAAAGTGATGCATTGGAAACTGATCCTGAAGTGAGACTCTCAAGCCAGTCGGATGAAG GTGATGCAAGTACCGACACAGCAGTGGTTACCAAGGAGACCGAGCCCATGGGTGGGAGGCTGTCACAGGCGCTATTTCAGGAGATTCAGGGAGATGGTTCGAAAAACGGGGAGGAGAGCGAACGACTATCAACAACATCCTCTTCTGTGTCAGTCAGAACCCTTGCAG GACATGCAGCGAAGAGCCTTCCATCCACATCTTCCTCTTcaatctcctcctccacctccacttcctctccttcTGGCAAAGCAAAGATGAGTGTTTTTGGTCCTGGAAGTAAAGCTCTCCTGCcacctccctcatcctcctctccgcCTCCTGTCCCTGTCCAGACAGTAAAGATACACCGTGCTCGCAAGACTATGAACAGACCTCCCCCAACACAG ATGAGGTGCATCGAGTCACCAATCGTGCCAGTCAACCCCACAGACCCCACGACCAGCTTCGCGACAGACAGTGATACTG CAGCAAAAAGGAGAAGGTTGGTCCAGGCAGAAAGCGCTATAGGCACAGAGCAGAAG GCAGATCATGTACTCCGAGAGGCGGCGAGACGGCGTGACAGTTGGCTGGAGGATGCAGATGAGAACGAGTTTCTTCTCTGTAACCCCTATGCAAGAGATGACACGGACCCAGCCTTCTCCGACTGCAAG TCTGAAGATGGTGGACTGGAGGAAAGGCTACATGAAAGAGATGCAGATGCATCTGGTAACATGTCAGATCAT AGCTCAGAGTCGGACCCACAGAGGCAGGGCCAGAGGAACGAAGGGAGCAGTGATTCGCCATGGACTCGCCCAGGGCGaggcaaagggagagagagagccgaaGGAGCAGAGGCAGGAAGAG TGTCGGCAGCAGCTACTTTTGGTGGATCCTGCGAGTACACAGAGGTTGCCTTGGGCTCCCTGGACATCGTGGCAACAGACAACCTAACACTCTCACCTCACCACG AAGGCAGTGACGCTGGGGAGACGGAGCGTCTGGAGGAGCTGCCTCTGTGTAGCTGCAGGATGGAGGCACCACGCGTAGACAGCGCCAGCAGACAGCCCAACAGACTCTGCATGGCCACAGAGAGCGTGAACGGAGAG CTGGTGGGCTGTACCAATATCATTCAGAAGGGGGAGACCATGCGGCCGTCCAGTCGGGTTTCCCTCATTGTGCTGTGCGAAAACCATCGGTCACATATGGTCAAACATCACTGCTGCCCTGGATGTGGATACTTCTGTATCGCA GGCACCTTCCTAGAGTGCTGTCCGGACCAGCGCATCGCCCACCGCTTCCACCGGGGCTGTGTGACAGTGCTGGGGGCTGGAAGGGGCAGGGGCATGGGCACAGGCATGCTTTTCTGCCCCCACTGTGGCGAGGATGCCTCGGAGGCCCAAGAGGTCACCATCCCCCCCTCAGCATCCGTGGCCACTGTGGTCACCACTTCCGCCTCGTCCACCACCACACTGTCcctcccagcccccatcccctctgacctctctctggtGGCCTCCACATGGCCGCTGAAGAACGGGAAGAGGCCGGTGGGTCCTATCAg TGCGAGGATGCGTGGGGTGGTAAAGAGAGACCAGGATCAGCGCCCCCCCCAAGCTGCTCTGGCAGCAGGGACTGTCAACTCAGCCCCCCCAGGCGAGGGGGGAGTGGACAGTGTGGGaccctccctctgtctgcccAATGGGAAGCCAGTCTGTCCCAGTGCACTTCCCCCCGGGCCCAGTAGGGCGGCGCTGCAGAAAGCCATTCTCACCCAGGACACTGAGAA GAGGAAGAAGCTGAGGTTCCACCCCCGCCAGCTCTATCCAGCTGCCAAGCAGGGTGAGGTGCAGAGGGTTCTGCTCATGCTCA TGGAGGGCATAGACCCAGCCTACCAGGCTGACTCCCAGAACAGACGCTGTGCTCTCCACGTTGCCGCCCAGAGAGGCTTGCTGGAGGTCTGCTACATGCTGGTGCAG GCAGGTGCTAAACTGGACATCCAAGACAAATCCATGAGGACCCCTCTCCTGGAGGCCATCGTCAACAACCATGTGGAGGTGACCAGGTACCTGGTCCAGAGTGGAGCCTGCGTCTATCACATT GAAGAAGATGGCTACACTGGTCTCCACCACGCTGCCAAACTGGGCAGTCTGGACATTGTCACCCTTTTGTTGGAGACGGGACAGGTGGACATCAACGCACAG GATAGTGGAGGCTGGACTCCTATCATCTGGGCTGCAGAGCACAAGCACATCAAGGTCATCCGAGCACTGCTTCACAGGGGGGCTGACGTCACCCTCAAAGACAAG GAGATGAACGCGTGTCTCCACTGGGCGTCCTTCGCAGGCTGTGTGACGATAGCAGAGATGGTGCTGAACGCCGGCTGCCCGCTGTCTTCTGTCAACATGCACGGGGACACTCCCCTACACATCGCTTCCAGGGAGGGCTTCCTCGATTGTGTAAC GCTCTTCCTCTCTAGGGGGGCAGACATCGACATCATGAACAGGGAAGGGGACACCCCTCTTTCTCTGGCGCGTTCCGATTCGCCCGTCTGGGTGTCACTCCAGATAAACAGGAAGCTGCGGAGGGGGATAGCCAATCGTATGCTTCGTACAGAGAAGATCATCAGCAGTGACGTAGCCCAGGGGTATGAGAACGTGCCTATCCCCTGTGTGAACGCAGTTGATGATGAGGGATGTCCCTCAGACTACAAGTATGTTTCCGAGAACTGTGAGACTTCAGCCATGAACATCGACCGCAACATCACACACTTACAG CACTGCAGCTGCACAGAGGACTGCTCCTCCAGCAACTGTCTGTGTGGTCAGCTCAGTATCCGCTGCTGGTACGACAAG GACCACCGGTTGCTCCAGGAGTTCAATAAGATCGAACCGCCTCTCATATTTGAATGTAACCTGGCTTGCTCCTGCTACCGCACCTGCAAGAACAGAGTGGTGCAGGCGGGCATCAA GGTGCGTCTCCAGTTGTACCGAACAGAGAAGATGGGATGGGGAGTTCGGGCTCTACAGGACATTCCCCAAGGCAGCTTCATCTGCGA ATATGTAGGAGAACTGATCTCTGATGCAGAGGCAGATGTAAGGGAAGATGACTCCTACCTCTTTGACCTGGACAACAAG GACGGGGAGGTGTACTGCATCGATGCCCGTTACTACGGTAACATCAGCCGCTTCATCAACCATCTGTGCGACCCCAACATCATCCCAGTGCGGGTGTTCATGCTGCACCAGGACCTGCGCTTCCCCCGCATCGCCTTCTTCAGCTCCCGAGACATACTGACGGGACAGGAGCTTGG GTTTGATTATGGAGACCGCTTCTGGGACATCAAGAGTAAATACTTCACCTGCCAGTGTGGATCAGAGAAATGCAAACACTCAGCGGAGGCCATCGCCTTGGAGCAGAGCAGGCTCGCTCGACTGGAGACCTGCCCAGAATTGGATACTGACCCTGGGCTTGCCATGCTAGGAAACTTCTAG
- the LOC118399193 gene encoding histone-lysine N-methyltransferase EHMT2-like isoform X5, with the protein MSASEKTSKELSESDALETDPEVRLSSQSDEGDASTDTAVVTKETEPMGGRLSQALFQEIQGDGSKNGEESERLSTTSSSVSVRTLAGHAAKSLPSTSSSSISSSTSTSSPSGKAKMSVFGPGSKALLPPPSSSSPPPVPVQTVKIHRARKTMNRPPPTQMRCIESPIVPVNPTDPTTSFATDSDTAAKRRRLVQAESAIGTEQKADHVLREAARRRDSWLEDADENEFLLCNPYARDDTDPAFSDCKSEDGGLEERLHERDADASGNMSDHSSESDPQRQGQRNEGSSDSPWTRPGRGKGRERAEGAEAGRVSAAATFGGSCEYTEVALGSLDIVATDNLTLSPHHGSDAGETERLEELPLCSCRMEAPRVDSASRQPNRLCMATESVNGELVGCTNIIQKGETMRPSSRVSLIVLCENHRSHMVKHHCCPGCGYFCIAGTFLECCPDQRIAHRFHRGCVTVLGAGRGRGMGTGMLFCPHCGEDASEAQEVTIPPSASVATVVTTSASSTTTLSLPAPIPSDLSLVASTWPLKNGKRPVGPISARMRGVVKRDQDQRPPQAALAAGTVNSAPPGEGGVDSVGPSLCLPNGKPVCPSALPPGPSRAALQKAILTQDTEKRKKLRFHPRQLYPAAKQGEVQRVLLMLMEGIDPAYQADSQNRRCALHVAAQRGLLEVCYMLVQAGAKLDIQDKSMRTPLLEAIVNNHVEVTRYLVQSGACVYHIEEDGYTGLHHAAKLGSLDIVTLLLETGQVDINAQDSGGWTPIIWAAEHKHIKVIRALLHRGADVTLKDKEMNACLHWASFAGCVTIAEMVLNAGCPLSSVNMHGDTPLHIASREGFLDCVTLFLSRGADIDIMNREGDTPLSLARSDSPVWVSLQINRKLRRGIANRMLRTEKIISSDVAQGYENVPIPCVNAVDDEGCPSDYKYVSENCETSAMNIDRNITHLQHCSCTEDCSSSNCLCGQLSIRCWYDKDHRLLQEFNKIEPPLIFECNLACSCYRTCKNRVVQAGIKVRLQLYRTEKMGWGVRALQDIPQGSFICEYVGELISDAEADVREDDSYLFDLDNKDGEVYCIDARYYGNISRFINHLCDPNIIPVRVFMLHQDLRFPRIAFFSSRDILTGQELGFDYGDRFWDIKSKYFTCQCGSEKCKHSAEAIALEQSRLARLETCPELDTDPGLAMLGNF; encoded by the exons ATGTCGGCATCTGAGAAAACGTCCAAG GAGTTGTCTGAAAGTGATGCATTGGAAACTGATCCTGAAGTGAGACTCTCAAGCCAGTCGGATGAAG GTGATGCAAGTACCGACACAGCAGTGGTTACCAAGGAGACCGAGCCCATGGGTGGGAGGCTGTCACAGGCGCTATTTCAGGAGATTCAGGGAGATGGTTCGAAAAACGGGGAGGAGAGCGAACGACTATCAACAACATCCTCTTCTGTGTCAGTCAGAACCCTTGCAG GACATGCAGCGAAGAGCCTTCCATCCACATCTTCCTCTTcaatctcctcctccacctccacttcctctccttcTGGCAAAGCAAAGATGAGTGTTTTTGGTCCTGGAAGTAAAGCTCTCCTGCcacctccctcatcctcctctccgcCTCCTGTCCCTGTCCAGACAGTAAAGATACACCGTGCTCGCAAGACTATGAACAGACCTCCCCCAACACAG ATGAGGTGCATCGAGTCACCAATCGTGCCAGTCAACCCCACAGACCCCACGACCAGCTTCGCGACAGACAGTGATACTG CAGCAAAAAGGAGAAGGTTGGTCCAGGCAGAAAGCGCTATAGGCACAGAGCAGAAG GCAGATCATGTACTCCGAGAGGCGGCGAGACGGCGTGACAGTTGGCTGGAGGATGCAGATGAGAACGAGTTTCTTCTCTGTAACCCCTATGCAAGAGATGACACGGACCCAGCCTTCTCCGACTGCAAG TCTGAAGATGGTGGACTGGAGGAAAGGCTACATGAAAGAGATGCAGATGCATCTGGTAACATGTCAGATCAT AGCTCAGAGTCGGACCCACAGAGGCAGGGCCAGAGGAACGAAGGGAGCAGTGATTCGCCATGGACTCGCCCAGGGCGaggcaaagggagagagagagccgaaGGAGCAGAGGCAGGAAGAG TGTCGGCAGCAGCTACTTTTGGTGGATCCTGCGAGTACACAGAGGTTGCCTTGGGCTCCCTGGACATCGTGGCAACAGACAACCTAACACTCTCACCTCACCACG GCAGTGACGCTGGGGAGACGGAGCGTCTGGAGGAGCTGCCTCTGTGTAGCTGCAGGATGGAGGCACCACGCGTAGACAGCGCCAGCAGACAGCCCAACAGACTCTGCATGGCCACAGAGAGCGTGAACGGAGAG CTGGTGGGCTGTACCAATATCATTCAGAAGGGGGAGACCATGCGGCCGTCCAGTCGGGTTTCCCTCATTGTGCTGTGCGAAAACCATCGGTCACATATGGTCAAACATCACTGCTGCCCTGGATGTGGATACTTCTGTATCGCA GGCACCTTCCTAGAGTGCTGTCCGGACCAGCGCATCGCCCACCGCTTCCACCGGGGCTGTGTGACAGTGCTGGGGGCTGGAAGGGGCAGGGGCATGGGCACAGGCATGCTTTTCTGCCCCCACTGTGGCGAGGATGCCTCGGAGGCCCAAGAGGTCACCATCCCCCCCTCAGCATCCGTGGCCACTGTGGTCACCACTTCCGCCTCGTCCACCACCACACTGTCcctcccagcccccatcccctctgacctctctctggtGGCCTCCACATGGCCGCTGAAGAACGGGAAGAGGCCGGTGGGTCCTATCAg TGCGAGGATGCGTGGGGTGGTAAAGAGAGACCAGGATCAGCGCCCCCCCCAAGCTGCTCTGGCAGCAGGGACTGTCAACTCAGCCCCCCCAGGCGAGGGGGGAGTGGACAGTGTGGGaccctccctctgtctgcccAATGGGAAGCCAGTCTGTCCCAGTGCACTTCCCCCCGGGCCCAGTAGGGCGGCGCTGCAGAAAGCCATTCTCACCCAGGACACTGAGAA GAGGAAGAAGCTGAGGTTCCACCCCCGCCAGCTCTATCCAGCTGCCAAGCAGGGTGAGGTGCAGAGGGTTCTGCTCATGCTCA TGGAGGGCATAGACCCAGCCTACCAGGCTGACTCCCAGAACAGACGCTGTGCTCTCCACGTTGCCGCCCAGAGAGGCTTGCTGGAGGTCTGCTACATGCTGGTGCAG GCAGGTGCTAAACTGGACATCCAAGACAAATCCATGAGGACCCCTCTCCTGGAGGCCATCGTCAACAACCATGTGGAGGTGACCAGGTACCTGGTCCAGAGTGGAGCCTGCGTCTATCACATT GAAGAAGATGGCTACACTGGTCTCCACCACGCTGCCAAACTGGGCAGTCTGGACATTGTCACCCTTTTGTTGGAGACGGGACAGGTGGACATCAACGCACAG GATAGTGGAGGCTGGACTCCTATCATCTGGGCTGCAGAGCACAAGCACATCAAGGTCATCCGAGCACTGCTTCACAGGGGGGCTGACGTCACCCTCAAAGACAAG GAGATGAACGCGTGTCTCCACTGGGCGTCCTTCGCAGGCTGTGTGACGATAGCAGAGATGGTGCTGAACGCCGGCTGCCCGCTGTCTTCTGTCAACATGCACGGGGACACTCCCCTACACATCGCTTCCAGGGAGGGCTTCCTCGATTGTGTAAC GCTCTTCCTCTCTAGGGGGGCAGACATCGACATCATGAACAGGGAAGGGGACACCCCTCTTTCTCTGGCGCGTTCCGATTCGCCCGTCTGGGTGTCACTCCAGATAAACAGGAAGCTGCGGAGGGGGATAGCCAATCGTATGCTTCGTACAGAGAAGATCATCAGCAGTGACGTAGCCCAGGGGTATGAGAACGTGCCTATCCCCTGTGTGAACGCAGTTGATGATGAGGGATGTCCCTCAGACTACAAGTATGTTTCCGAGAACTGTGAGACTTCAGCCATGAACATCGACCGCAACATCACACACTTACAG CACTGCAGCTGCACAGAGGACTGCTCCTCCAGCAACTGTCTGTGTGGTCAGCTCAGTATCCGCTGCTGGTACGACAAG GACCACCGGTTGCTCCAGGAGTTCAATAAGATCGAACCGCCTCTCATATTTGAATGTAACCTGGCTTGCTCCTGCTACCGCACCTGCAAGAACAGAGTGGTGCAGGCGGGCATCAA GGTGCGTCTCCAGTTGTACCGAACAGAGAAGATGGGATGGGGAGTTCGGGCTCTACAGGACATTCCCCAAGGCAGCTTCATCTGCGA ATATGTAGGAGAACTGATCTCTGATGCAGAGGCAGATGTAAGGGAAGATGACTCCTACCTCTTTGACCTGGACAACAAG GACGGGGAGGTGTACTGCATCGATGCCCGTTACTACGGTAACATCAGCCGCTTCATCAACCATCTGTGCGACCCCAACATCATCCCAGTGCGGGTGTTCATGCTGCACCAGGACCTGCGCTTCCCCCGCATCGCCTTCTTCAGCTCCCGAGACATACTGACGGGACAGGAGCTTGG GTTTGATTATGGAGACCGCTTCTGGGACATCAAGAGTAAATACTTCACCTGCCAGTGTGGATCAGAGAAATGCAAACACTCAGCGGAGGCCATCGCCTTGGAGCAGAGCAGGCTCGCTCGACTGGAGACCTGCCCAGAATTGGATACTGACCCTGGGCTTGCCATGCTAGGAAACTTCTAG